Part of the Pseudomonadota bacterium genome is shown below.
TCGGCACCGGATGGCGGAGTTAGGCATCTTCCCCGGAGCATTGATCCAGGTCCTCAGAAGAGAAAGCCGGGGACCGCTGCTTATCCAGATTGGCGGCAGTCGACTGATGTTGGGACGGCGGATGGCGGAAAAAATCACCGTCAGATAATCGCAAATATTTTTTTTGCTTATATAATTAGGTATAACTAACTATATTTATATTATAGAATTATTTGGA
Proteins encoded:
- a CDS encoding FeoA family protein; its protein translation is MSLAHIETGSKVLVENLSAGQRFRHRMAELGIFPGALIQVLRRESRGPLLIQIGGSRLMLGRRMAEKITVR